Proteins encoded together in one Benincasa hispida cultivar B227 chromosome 1, ASM972705v1, whole genome shotgun sequence window:
- the LOC120069175 gene encoding U11/U12 small nuclear ribonucleoprotein 35 kDa protein: MSGSNVNKVFYAENYHPIQAGSIDGTDILPHDNAVYRALLCSSAGLYDPLGDLKVFGDPYCTLFVGRLSHLTTEDTLRRAMGKYGEVKNLRLVRHIVTGSSRGYAFVEYETEKEMRRAYKDAHHSMIDDCEVVVDYNRQRLMSGWIPRRLGGGLGGKKESGQLRFGGRERPFRAPLRPIPYDDLKRLGITPPPEGRYMSRFQVPSPPRRETDSLRREEGSNKNDLTEKDGYNQRDSSIDEDDWSHMRDSNDYRGGHSHKGNYEKMKHESRRASNDKDDYSPHMRFSEKEDYYQRRSAEKEDLYRRSSSDKHRSRRRDSNDRDDHSRKRHKSHR; encoded by the exons ATGAGCGGGAGCAACGTTAACAAGGTCTTCTACGCCGAAAACTACCATCCCATTCAAGCCGGCAGCATCGACGGCACCGATATTCTTCCCCACGACAACGCCGTCTACCGAGCTTTGCTCTGTTCCTCTGCTGGCCTCT ATGACCCTCTCGGCGATCTCAAGGTCTTCGGTGACCCTTATTGCACTCTCTTCGTTGGTCGCCTTTCGCATTTGACTACCGAAGACACTCTTCGTAGG GCTATGGGCAAGTATGGTGAGGTTAAGAATCTACGCTTAGTCAGACACATTG TAACTGGTTCTTCACGTGGTTATGCGTTTGTTGAATATGAAACTGAAAAAGAGATGCGACGTGCATATAAG GATGCTCATCATTCTATGATAGATGATTGCGAAGTTGTAGTTGATTATAATCGACAACGGCTAATGTCTGGATGGATTCCACGGAGATTAG GAGGTGGCCTTGGGGGTAAGAAGGAATCTGGACAGCTTCGATTTGGAGGAAGAGAAAGGCCGTTTCGAGCTCCATT ACGTCCGATCCCTTATGATGATTTGAAAAGGCTTGGGATTACTCCTCCTCCTGAAGGAAGATACATGTCCCGGTTTCAG GTACCTTCTCCTCCCAGAAGAGAAACAGATTCTTTACGTCGGGAAGAAGGCTCTAATAAGAATGATCTTACGGAGAAGGATGGATACAATCAAAGAGATAGTTCTATAGATGAAGATGATTGGTCTCATATGAGGGACTCAAATGACTACAGAGGGGGGCACTCACACAAGGGAAACTACGAGAAGATGAAACATGAATCTAGGAGGGCCTCAAACGACAAGGATGATTATTCCCCCCACATGAGATTTTCTGAGAAGGAAGACTATTATCAGAGGAGATCTGCTGAGAAGGAAGATCTTTATCGGAGGAGCTCTTCAGACAAGCACCGATCTCGCAGAAGAGATTCTAATGATAGAGATGATCACTCGCGAAAGCGTCACAAATCTCATAGATAA
- the LOC120084643 gene encoding probable transcription factor PosF21 produces the protein MEKDKPQSYSGGYPPPSSRHSGLSPTGSIFNGKSEGTSSSMLLPPMPSGVLSDSGQFCHGMPTDSNRFSHDVSRMPDNPPRNIGHRRAHSEILTLPDDICFDNDLGVTGSADGPSFSDDTEEDLLSMFLDMDKFNSSTATSAIQVGESSSSAVGEARPIPTSTIGAATSKDDATVGLKERPRVRHQHSQSMDGLTTIKPEMLVSGSEEASAADSKKAMSATKLAELALIDPKRAKRIWANRQSAARSKERKMRYIAELERKVQTLQTEATSLSAQLTLLQRDTNGLSAENNELKLRLQTMEQQVHLQDALNEALKEEIQHLKVLTGQTIPNGGSVTNFASFGAGQPFYPNNQAMHTLLTAQQFQQLQIHSQQQQQQQHYQYHQLHQLHQQPTGDNKSKGSTSSPSPKDNNTSDTSSPTC, from the exons ATCAAGTCGTCACTCAGGTCTTTCACCAACTGGAAGCATTTTCAATGGAAAATCGGAGGGAACTTCATCTTCAATGTTGCTTCCTCCAATGCCTTCAGGTGTTCTTTCCGATTCAGGTCAATTTTGTCATGGGATGCCCACTGATTCTAATCGGTTCAGCCATGATGTTAGTCGAATGCCTGATAACCCACCGAGAAATATTGGTCACAGACGTGCCCATTCAGAAATACTGACCCTTCCTGATGATATTTGTTTTGACAATGACCTTGGTGTCACTGGTAGTGCTGATGGCCCTTCTTTTTCTGATGATACTGAGGAAGATTTATTGTCCATGTTCCTCGATATGGACAAATTCAATTCTTCGACCGCCACCTCTGCAATACAAGTTGGCGAGTCATCTTCTTCTGCTGTTGGAGAAGCAAGACCAATTCCTACTTCAACAATAGGAGCAGCAACCTCTAAAGATGATGCAACCGTTGGTTTGAAGGAGAGACCGAGAGTTAGACACCAGCATAGCCAGTCCATGGATGGCTTGACAACCATAAAGCCTGAGATGCTTGTCTCGGGGTCTGAAGAAGCCTCTGCAGCCGATTCCAAGAAAGCCATGTCAGCTACAAAGCTCGCTGAGCTTGCGCTAATTGACCCCAAACGTGCTAAGAG GATATGGGCAAATCGACAGTCGGCTGCTAGGTCAAAGGAAAGAAAGATGCGGTACATTGCCGAGCTTGAACGGAAAGTTCAGACTCTGCAAACAGAGGCAACTTCTTTATCTGCTCAGTTAACCCTCTTACAG AGAGACACAAACGGTCTTTCTGCTGAGAACAATGAACTAAAGCTGCGGTTGCAGACAATGGAGCAGCAGGTTCACCTGCAAGATG CTCTAAATGAAGCACTTAAAGAGGAAATTCAGCATTTGAAAGTATTGACTGGCCAAACAATCCCAAATGGTGGATCAGTTACAAACTTTGCTTCATTTGGAGCTGGCCAACCATTTTACCCAAACAATCAAGCAATGCACACTTTGTTAACTGCTCAGCAATTTCAACAACTTCAAATCCACTCgcagcagcagcagcaacaACAACATTACCAGTACCATCAACTGCATCAGCTTCATCAACAACCAACTGGAGACAACAAATCGAAAGGATCTACTTCTTCTCCAAGTCCGAAAGACAACAACACATCAGATACGTCCTCTCCCACTTGTTGA